From Panicum hallii strain FIL2 chromosome 2, PHallii_v3.1, whole genome shotgun sequence, a single genomic window includes:
- the LOC112883097 gene encoding geraniol 8-hydroxylase-like isoform X1, translating into MAFFVVCIISSLLIISISSYVFQLLADRRRHLPPGPTPLPFIGNLLDVASELPHRSLARLARRHGPLMTVRLGTLVAVVASSPSTAREVLQTHNGSLTGRSPPDAWLALGHAANSVFVLPPGRMWRALRRIGTEHLLSARQLDGTRLRPLLRNAVLDLVRRVSGMAAAGRPVEVGRAAFAAMMDLQWRAMFSAGLDDAAARALHDAAREAVALSLKPNVSDFFPALAAADLQGLRRRFARRVAMVYQMIDEKIERRMRGRREAGGGSLPGEKDLLDAMLDMSEQGKDDGVVSVNRDVIRTFLTDMFLATVDTISSTIEWAMAELLRHPDTMSKLQEELRRVLGSQALVEHPDVDRLPYLRAAIRETLRLHPVVPLVPNEAEETVQIQGRAVPKGCTVLVNLWAVHRDAAAWPEPDRFKPERFLLLRPEEAGFLGTTEFELIPFSAGRRFCLGFPLATRMVHAMLGSLLHRFEWTLPREVKENGVDMAESLGLTMIMATPLQAIAKSV; encoded by the exons ATGGCTTTCTTCGTCGTGTGCATTATTTCCTCGCTCCTGATCATCTCTATCTCTTCCTATGTGTTCCAGCTGCTCGCCGATCGCCGCCGCCATCTTCCTCCTGGCCCCACACCCCTCCCATTCATCGGCAACCTCCTCGACGTCGCGAGCGAGCTGCCACACCGCTCCCTGGCACGCCTCGCCAGACGCCACGGCCCCCTCATGACGGTCCGTCTAGGCACGCTAGTCGCCGTCGTCGCCTCATCTCCGTCCACCGCCCGCGAGGTTCTCCAGACGCACAACGGCAGCCTCACCGGCCGCAGCCCGCCGGACGCATGGCTCGCCTTGGGCCACGCTGCCAACTCCGTCTTCGTCCTTCCGCCGGGGCGGATGTGGCGCGCGCTGCGCAGGATCGGGACGGAGCACCTGCTCTCAGCGAGGCAGCTGGACGGCACGCGACTGCGGCCGCTGCTGCGGAACGCCGTCCTCGACCTTGTCCGCCGCGTGTCGGGGATGGCGGCCGCGGGGCGGCCCGTGGAGGTCGGCCGCGCCGCGTTCGCCGCGATGATGGACCTGCAGTGGCGCGCCATGTTCTCGGCGGGCCTGGacgacgcggcggcgcgcgcgctgcACGACGCCGCGCGGGAGGCCGTGGCGCTGTCCCTGAAGCCCAACGTCTCGGACTTCTTCCCGGCGCTTGCCGCGGCCGACCTCCAAGGCCTGCGGCGCCGCTTCGCGAGACGGGTGGCGATGGTTTACCAGATGATCGACGAGAAGATCGAGCGGCGGATGCGGGGCCGGCGGGAAGCTGGCGGTGGCAGCTTGCCGGGCGAGAAGGACCTGTTAGACGCGATGCTCGACATGTcggagcaagggaaggacgaCGGCGTGGTGAGTGTCAACAGAGATGTGATAAGAACATTTCTCACG GACATGTTTCTGGCGACGGTCGACACAATCTCGAGCACAATCGAGTGGGCAATGGCAGAGCTCCTACGGCACCCCGACACGATGAGCAAGCTGCAGGAAGAGCTCAGGAGGGTTCTCGGGTCCCAGGCACTCGTGGAACACCCCGACGTAGACCGTCTCCCCTACCTCCGAGCAGCCATCAGGGAGACGCTCCGGCTGCACCCGGTGGTGCCGCTGGTGCCGAACGAGGCCGAGGAGACGGTGCAGATCCAGGGCCGCGCCGTGCCCAAGGGCTGCACCGTGCTGGTGAACCTCTGGGCGGTGCACCGCGAtgccgcggcgtggccggagCCGGACAGATTCAAGCCGGAGCGGTTCCTGCTGCTGCGGCCTGAGGAGGCCGGCTTCTTGGGGACGACGGAGTTCGAGCTCATCCCGTTCAGCGCCGGGCGGCGCTTCTGCCTCGGGTTCCCGCTCGCGACACGGATGGTCCACGCCATGCTCGGCTCGCTGCTTCACCGCTTCGAGTGGACGCTCCCGCGGGAGGTGAAGGAGAATGGCGTGGACATGGCGGAGAGTCTGGGGTTGACGATGATTATGGCTACCCCGCTCCAAGCTATAGCGAAGAGTGTGTGA
- the LOC112883097 gene encoding geraniol 8-hydroxylase-like isoform X2, producing MAFFVVCIISSLLIISISSYVFQLLADRRRHLPPGPTPLPFIGNLLDVASELPHRSLARLARRHGPLMTVRLGTLVAVVASSPSTAREVLQTHNGSLTGRSPPDAWLALGHAANSVFVLPPGRMWRALRRIGTEHLLSARQLDGTRLRPLLRNAVLDLVRRVSGMAAAGRPVEVGRAAFAAMMDLQWRAMFSAGLDDAAARALHDAAREAVALSLKPNVSDFFPALAAADLQGLRRRFARRVAMVYQMIDEKIERRMRGRREAGGGSLPGEKDLLDAMLDMSEQGKDDGVDMFLATVDTISSTIEWAMAELLRHPDTMSKLQEELRRVLGSQALVEHPDVDRLPYLRAAIRETLRLHPVVPLVPNEAEETVQIQGRAVPKGCTVLVNLWAVHRDAAAWPEPDRFKPERFLLLRPEEAGFLGTTEFELIPFSAGRRFCLGFPLATRMVHAMLGSLLHRFEWTLPREVKENGVDMAESLGLTMIMATPLQAIAKSV from the exons ATGGCTTTCTTCGTCGTGTGCATTATTTCCTCGCTCCTGATCATCTCTATCTCTTCCTATGTGTTCCAGCTGCTCGCCGATCGCCGCCGCCATCTTCCTCCTGGCCCCACACCCCTCCCATTCATCGGCAACCTCCTCGACGTCGCGAGCGAGCTGCCACACCGCTCCCTGGCACGCCTCGCCAGACGCCACGGCCCCCTCATGACGGTCCGTCTAGGCACGCTAGTCGCCGTCGTCGCCTCATCTCCGTCCACCGCCCGCGAGGTTCTCCAGACGCACAACGGCAGCCTCACCGGCCGCAGCCCGCCGGACGCATGGCTCGCCTTGGGCCACGCTGCCAACTCCGTCTTCGTCCTTCCGCCGGGGCGGATGTGGCGCGCGCTGCGCAGGATCGGGACGGAGCACCTGCTCTCAGCGAGGCAGCTGGACGGCACGCGACTGCGGCCGCTGCTGCGGAACGCCGTCCTCGACCTTGTCCGCCGCGTGTCGGGGATGGCGGCCGCGGGGCGGCCCGTGGAGGTCGGCCGCGCCGCGTTCGCCGCGATGATGGACCTGCAGTGGCGCGCCATGTTCTCGGCGGGCCTGGacgacgcggcggcgcgcgcgctgcACGACGCCGCGCGGGAGGCCGTGGCGCTGTCCCTGAAGCCCAACGTCTCGGACTTCTTCCCGGCGCTTGCCGCGGCCGACCTCCAAGGCCTGCGGCGCCGCTTCGCGAGACGGGTGGCGATGGTTTACCAGATGATCGACGAGAAGATCGAGCGGCGGATGCGGGGCCGGCGGGAAGCTGGCGGTGGCAGCTTGCCGGGCGAGAAGGACCTGTTAGACGCGATGCTCGACATGTcggagcaagggaaggacgaCGGCGTG GACATGTTTCTGGCGACGGTCGACACAATCTCGAGCACAATCGAGTGGGCAATGGCAGAGCTCCTACGGCACCCCGACACGATGAGCAAGCTGCAGGAAGAGCTCAGGAGGGTTCTCGGGTCCCAGGCACTCGTGGAACACCCCGACGTAGACCGTCTCCCCTACCTCCGAGCAGCCATCAGGGAGACGCTCCGGCTGCACCCGGTGGTGCCGCTGGTGCCGAACGAGGCCGAGGAGACGGTGCAGATCCAGGGCCGCGCCGTGCCCAAGGGCTGCACCGTGCTGGTGAACCTCTGGGCGGTGCACCGCGAtgccgcggcgtggccggagCCGGACAGATTCAAGCCGGAGCGGTTCCTGCTGCTGCGGCCTGAGGAGGCCGGCTTCTTGGGGACGACGGAGTTCGAGCTCATCCCGTTCAGCGCCGGGCGGCGCTTCTGCCTCGGGTTCCCGCTCGCGACACGGATGGTCCACGCCATGCTCGGCTCGCTGCTTCACCGCTTCGAGTGGACGCTCCCGCGGGAGGTGAAGGAGAATGGCGTGGACATGGCGGAGAGTCTGGGGTTGACGATGATTATGGCTACCCCGCTCCAAGCTATAGCGAAGAGTGTGTGA